From the genome of Phoenix dactylifera cultivar Barhee BC4 chromosome 5, palm_55x_up_171113_PBpolish2nd_filt_p, whole genome shotgun sequence:
TAATGGCAGAAAGAGAGTCACAAAAAGCAAACACAAGCTCAAGACAAAATCTACAGTCACTTACCTCGATAGCCTTGCTTGGAGCAACTCGGATGACGTTGACAAAATTGCCACGAAACAACCCCTTCCACCCCTCAGTCCCTATAATAGTGTGGAACACTTCGGTCGTCGAGTTCCCATTGCTACCTACCATGAGATGCGTTCTGATCGTCTCCAAGGGAGCGACCGCGGTTCGCGAGACCGCCCCGGCAATCCCCCCACTGAACAGCCTCCTGAAATGGGGGTTTCCAATCCGGATCTTTAATTTCAACCCGATAAAGAAATATTCACAATCGAAATGCAAGACAGCGAACTTTATACCCAGATTCAACAAATTCCAGTACTACTGAATTAATCTTCCCCTTTTCTGTAACATCAAAACTCCAGTCCTCAAAGTAGCACCGCAGTATCCATCAAACTTGATGACACGACTACCGAATCGAACCCATAACTTACAACCCCTAGGCTTCGAGGATCAACGCCAAAAAAAGGAATCAAGACTCGAGGAAACCCAAATCCCAGACAAAAACTATCGAAATAATTACTAGGTGACGATGAGAAAGA
Proteins encoded in this window:
- the LOC113461050 gene encoding adenine nucleotide transporter BT1, chloroplastic/mitochondrial-like, translated to MTEPERRLFSGGIAGAVSRTAVAPLETIRTHLMVGSNGNSTTEVFHTIIGTEGWKGLFRGNFVNVIRVAPSKAIEIPETLKAHRDDDDGAESRP